The genomic segment GATGGTGTAACCCGGCGCCGATGCCATGGGGGTGCCCGCTCTCATCCGGTTCTCGCCGCGGCGTGCGGAGGCGCGGGCGGGCCTCACCGGCCGTCAAACCGGGCGACTTTGCCCGCCACTCTTCCGCGGGGCGTGAATCCGCCCCTTTCGATCCACTTCGAGTGTGTGTGCGTACGTACTGCTCTGCGGGACGGTCGGGGTGAGGCCGTCCCGGCGGCGAGCTTAGAGCCTCTCCCGTGGATCGTGGCGCAGCCCCGGCCGCGTTGGTCCGCGCAAGCGCCGGGTCGCCCAGGATGATTACGGTCCGTTCCCGTGGCGCTGCGTACGTCTTCGTACCACTGTGCGGGACGGAAGCCCCGAATCCCGCCCGTCCGGCGCGGTTCGTCACTATCCGCGCACGTCCGGAAGCGTTGAGTGCGAAAACTGGCGAGTGTATTACCCCCGGAGTCCGCCCGCAGGGCGTTGGGTGAATGTGCCGACCCCCTGTTCTGATCTGGCTAAGCTCACGCGCAGTGAAGCCGAGTTGGCACCAATTCGCGCACATGTTCATGAGTGTCAGCACCTGTGGGCATACATCCCGGAATCAACCGCCAGAGGGTTTTTAGATGGTCCGTGTTGAATCACCACCGACCGACCGACGGATCCCCGTCGTCCGCGTACTTCTCCTGCCCGTCGCGCTGGTCGTCGGCGCCTCCGCGCTGGGCGTCACCCTGGTCACGGACGCCGCGCGGATACCACTCGCCGTGAGCGGCGCGCTCGCCGCCGTCGTGGTCGGTGCGCTCGCCGTCGCACTGAACCGGCGACGGTGCGAGACACGCGTCCTGCGCGCGAAGTACGAACAGCGCATCGCCCAGCTCGAATCGCGCATCGCCGCACACGACGAAGAGACCGTGCGGCTCACCAAGGAACTGATGCCCTCCGCCATCAGGATGCTGCGTGCGAGCAACTCGCCCGAAGAAGTCATGCGCGAGGTGGTGGACGGGGACGAGTCGTACCGCAACCTCCCCAAGGCGCTGCGGCGCCTCGTCTACACCGTCCTGCAGATCATCGACGACGAGGAGGCCCGGCGTGACTCCGCGCAGCGCGCCTTCGTCAGCGTCGCCCGGCGCGTGCAGGCCATCGTCCACCGCCAGGCGAGCGAACTGCGGGAGATGGAGGACCACTACGGGCGCAACCCCGAGGTCTTCGACGACCTGCTCCGCATCGACCACGGCACCGCGCTGATCGGCCGCCTCGCCGACTCCATCGCCGTGCTCGGCGGTGCCCGCCCCAGCCGCCAGTGGCCCAAGCCCGTACCGCTGTTCAGCGTGCTGCGGGGTGCGATGTCCCGCATCCTGGAGTACCAGCGCGTCGATCTGCACTCGATCGCCAAAGTCGCCATCGTCGGCACCTCCGTCGAGCCGCTCATCCACGCCTGCGCCGAACTCCTCGACAACGCCACGCGCTACTCCCCGCCGCAGACCCGGGTGCACGTCACCGCGGTCGAGGTGCAGACGGGGATCGCGATCGAGATCGAGGACGGCGGCGTCAGCCTCAGCGAGGAGGCCCGCGCCCGGGCCGAGAACATGCTCGCCCAGGCCCAGGCCGGCATCAACATGAACGACCTCGGGGAATCCCCGCGCCTCGGCATGGCGGTCGTCGGCCGGCTGTCGCGCATGTACCAACTCCAGGTATCGCTGCGCCAGTCCGCGTACGGCGGCGTCCGGGCCGTACTCATCGTCCCCCGGGACATGATCACCACCGGACCCGCGCCCGGCATCGCCCACGGCATCGGCGCCACCTCGCGGCCCACCAGCTCACTGGACATGTCGCAGCTCCAGCACGTCGTACCGCCCGCGGGAAAGCGGAAGGCCAGGGTCGCGGCCACCGGCCCGGTGCCCTCGGCAACCGTCTCGCCGGCCGCCTCCGCGCGCCCGGCCGCGCCCGCAGCGGCCATGGAGGACGAGGTCCCCGTGGTGACCGAGTGGACCGAGAACGGCCTGCCCCAGCGCCGCAGCCGGGGCCGCGCCCCGCTCGGCTCGCACAACCTCCCGCAGCAGGCCCCGGCACCGGCGACGGAAGGCGCCCCCGCGGCGCTCAACGGCGCCGCCCCGCACGCCGCCGGCCGCGCGGGCGGCGAGGAGAAGCCCCCCGGCCTCTGGCTGGAGGCATTCACCAAGGCCGTCAACGGCGTGCCGCACGACCCGAAGAACGGCGAAGACTCTGACGACGCGTGGGACAAGGGAGACCTCAAGTGATCCAGCAGCGGGGAAACATGGACTGGATGCTCAAGGAACTGGCCGACGACGTTCCGAGCATCCACCAGATCGTGGTGCTCTCCTCGGACGGTCTGCGCATCGCCATGCACGGCGGAGACCCGGACGTCGGGGACCGGCTGGCCGCGGCCTGCGCCGGCCTGCAGAGCCTGGCCGCCGCCGTCGCCTCCGAAATCCCCTACAGCGACGGCCTGATGAAGCTCGTCGTCATCGAGGTGACCGGCGGGTTCTTCTACCTGATGGCGGCCGGCACCGGCGCCTACCTCGCGGTGCTGGCCGGTGAGACGGTCGACGCCGGGCTGGTCGGCGCGCGGATGCGCGACATGGTCGTCCGGATCGGGGCCCATCTGACCAGCCCGCCGCGCCACGACGGGCAGGCCGGATGAACGCTCCCCGACGGGAACGCCGCAATGCCGACCCGGCGCTCAACGATCCCGAGCGCCTGTACGTCATCACCGGCGATCTTGACGGCAGCGAGCGGGCAGCGCTCGACCTGGTCACCATGGTCGTCGCCCAGGCGGAACCCTCACCGACGTTCCAGCCCGAGCAGGCCGCGATCCTGCGGCTCTGCCAGGCACCCCTGTCCGTCGCCGAGATCTCCGCCTATCTCGGCCTCCCGTTCAGCGTCGTCACCTCACTCCTGACCGAATTACTCGCGTCCGAACTGATCGAATCGCGCGCACCCATCGTCCGCGCCAATCTCCCCGACAGGTCCCTTCTCGAAGCGGTGATGCATGGACTTCAGAAGCTCTGACACGATCACCGGCCCCCGTACCGAGGACGTCCTGCCCACCACGGCCACCGCCGCGGTGAAGGTCGTGATCGTCGGTGGATTCGGGGTCGGC from the Streptomyces sp. NBC_01335 genome contains:
- a CDS encoding sensor histidine kinase, producing the protein MVRVESPPTDRRIPVVRVLLLPVALVVGASALGVTLVTDAARIPLAVSGALAAVVVGALAVALNRRRCETRVLRAKYEQRIAQLESRIAAHDEETVRLTKELMPSAIRMLRASNSPEEVMREVVDGDESYRNLPKALRRLVYTVLQIIDDEEARRDSAQRAFVSVARRVQAIVHRQASELREMEDHYGRNPEVFDDLLRIDHGTALIGRLADSIAVLGGARPSRQWPKPVPLFSVLRGAMSRILEYQRVDLHSIAKVAIVGTSVEPLIHACAELLDNATRYSPPQTRVHVTAVEVQTGIAIEIEDGGVSLSEEARARAENMLAQAQAGINMNDLGESPRLGMAVVGRLSRMYQLQVSLRQSAYGGVRAVLIVPRDMITTGPAPGIAHGIGATSRPTSSLDMSQLQHVVPPAGKRKARVAATGPVPSATVSPAASARPAAPAAAMEDEVPVVTEWTENGLPQRRSRGRAPLGSHNLPQQAPAPATEGAPAALNGAAPHAAGRAGGEEKPPGLWLEAFTKAVNGVPHDPKNGEDSDDAWDKGDLK
- a CDS encoding roadblock/LC7 domain-containing protein, with the translated sequence MIQQRGNMDWMLKELADDVPSIHQIVVLSSDGLRIAMHGGDPDVGDRLAAACAGLQSLAAAVASEIPYSDGLMKLVVIEVTGGFFYLMAAGTGAYLAVLAGETVDAGLVGARMRDMVVRIGAHLTSPPRHDGQAG
- a CDS encoding DUF742 domain-containing protein; the encoded protein is MNAPRRERRNADPALNDPERLYVITGDLDGSERAALDLVTMVVAQAEPSPTFQPEQAAILRLCQAPLSVAEISAYLGLPFSVVTSLLTELLASELIESRAPIVRANLPDRSLLEAVMHGLQKL